The following are encoded together in the Iodobacter fluviatilis genome:
- a CDS encoding fimbrial biogenesis chaperone: MKSLFFVLFAAVCGTQASIVNAAVGLDRTRLVYNEQDKSTSLRIFNGSKTLPYLAQAWLENKDYKKENIPFAVLPPLQRLEADSESLVRIEKTALVANLPQDRESVFYFNLREIPPKSDKENVMQIAMQTQIKMFYRPKSMALHGDVEWQSQLMVNKVATGFQVVNPTPYHITVTKFALAEKEESIADFAGFMIAPKSSIDLPVKDNKLNHFVLTYINDYGGHIELLFVCSEDQCAVKK; this comes from the coding sequence ATGAAATCATTATTCTTTGTTTTATTTGCGGCAGTATGTGGCACGCAAGCTTCGATTGTTAATGCCGCCGTTGGTTTGGATAGAACGCGATTAGTTTATAACGAGCAGGATAAGTCAACCAGCCTTAGAATTTTTAATGGGAGCAAGACATTGCCCTATTTAGCGCAAGCTTGGTTGGAAAATAAAGACTACAAAAAAGAGAATATTCCTTTTGCTGTTTTACCCCCATTGCAGCGCTTAGAGGCTGACTCAGAAAGCTTGGTTCGAATTGAAAAAACGGCTTTAGTTGCGAATTTGCCGCAGGATAGAGAAAGTGTTTTTTATTTTAATCTACGTGAAATACCGCCTAAAAGCGATAAAGAAAATGTAATGCAAATTGCGATGCAGACACAAATTAAAATGTTTTATCGCCCTAAAAGTATGGCTCTACATGGTGATGTTGAATGGCAAAGTCAATTGATGGTCAATAAAGTGGCTACAGGCTTTCAGGTGGTAAACCCAACGCCCTATCATATTACGGTAACAAAATTCGCACTTGCAGAAAAAGAGGAGTCTATTGCAGATTTTGCAGGTTTTATGATTGCGCCAAAATCAAGCATAGATTTACCTGTAAAAGATAATAAATTGAATCATTTTGTGCTGACGTACATTAATGATTATGGTGGGCATATAGAGTTGTTATTTGTATGTAGTGAAGATCAATGTGCGGTAAAAAAATAA
- a CDS encoding fimbrial protein: protein MNGIFKVVFLCIAVTYSAFSFAAINCQSALTTAPVLASDIFKSNTVGTEVLPRWGLPGQYQTVFCSNTKGQKPGAMHLRSTMGGLTPGINAGYYKLTDDIDVRVVYGLIPGFTPDGNTAPFSLVNNTGGATIETGTYANKSMGLSLPTYGGSLYYKLRRNVTGGSIRIPAGIVISSVFLAYADTEGAVFSAQPYLKLQTEATTLTFPSKCKINAGADLNINFGSINSDLITTSASVSDRNYKAYNLDFDCTGTVVDASNLTVRLTATSSTLSNTLIASTIDTKITADLGIAMMFANKVVKPGDSFQVNSTNGKGAIPVGFVPVKRSGKNVSGNFTATATLTIVFP, encoded by the coding sequence ATGAATGGTATTTTTAAGGTTGTTTTTTTATGCATTGCAGTGACATATTCTGCATTTTCTTTTGCTGCTATTAATTGTCAATCGGCGTTAACTACTGCACCTGTTTTAGCTAGTGATATTTTTAAGAGCAATACAGTAGGGACTGAGGTTCTACCTCGTTGGGGGTTGCCAGGCCAATACCAGACCGTTTTTTGTAGTAATACAAAAGGACAAAAACCTGGGGCTATGCATTTAAGATCCACTATGGGTGGGTTAACCCCAGGTATTAATGCTGGCTATTATAAATTGACTGATGATATTGATGTACGTGTTGTATATGGTTTAATCCCTGGATTTACGCCTGATGGTAATACGGCTCCTTTTTCGCTTGTAAATAATACCGGTGGTGCAACCATAGAGACTGGAACGTATGCTAACAAATCGATGGGATTGAGTCTGCCAACATATGGCGGATCTCTTTATTATAAATTGAGGCGTAACGTGACGGGAGGCTCCATAAGGATTCCCGCTGGCATTGTTATTTCATCTGTTTTTCTTGCCTATGCGGATACAGAGGGTGCTGTGTTTTCAGCGCAGCCTTATTTGAAATTGCAGACTGAGGCCACTACGTTAACTTTTCCGTCTAAATGCAAAATAAATGCGGGGGCAGATTTAAATATCAATTTTGGAAGTATTAATTCTGATTTGATTACTACTTCTGCGAGTGTAAGTGATCGTAATTATAAGGCATATAACTTAGATTTTGATTGTACCGGTACTGTGGTGGATGCAAGTAATTTAACGGTACGTCTTACAGCTACTTCATCCACTTTATCTAATACGCTTATTGCTTCGACAATAGACACGAAAATAACCGCGGATTTAGGGATCGCTATGATGTTTGCAAATAAGGTCGTTAAGCCAGGGGATTCATTTCAGGTGAATTCTACGAATGGTAAAGGGGCAATTCCTGTAGGTTTTGTGCCAGTCAAGCGAAGCGGTAAAAACGTAAGTGGAAATTTTACAGCCACAGCCACATTGACTATTGTGTTTCCATAA
- a CDS encoding fimbrial protein has protein sequence MNKIFNFSFLILFSLLLGSDAFAAGDVNLVVKLNGSVFIPARCAFNLNTEYNIDLGKLDIQKIGSEPSIQFDIPQKCITGLGAAEYLARINGTFVGTTNVLTTTHANLGLKLLVNDQIVRNGSNFLVDSTNDKLKLSIAPTKLDGTKSIAPGKFSATITMVSIIR, from the coding sequence ATGAATAAAATTTTTAATTTTTCATTCCTTATATTGTTCAGTTTACTATTGGGATCAGATGCTTTTGCTGCGGGAGATGTAAATCTGGTGGTTAAATTAAATGGGAGTGTTTTTATTCCTGCTCGCTGCGCTTTTAATCTAAATACAGAATATAATATTGATTTGGGAAAGTTGGATATTCAAAAGATAGGTAGTGAACCATCTATTCAGTTCGATATCCCTCAAAAATGCATCACTGGTTTGGGGGCTGCGGAGTATCTAGCTAGGATTAATGGCACTTTTGTGGGTACTACTAATGTTTTAACAACTACCCATGCTAATTTAGGTCTAAAATTATTAGTGAATGACCAAATAGTAAGAAATGGGAGTAATTTTTTAGTAGACTCTACAAATGATAAGTTGAAACTAAGTATTGCTCCCACTAAATTAGATGGAACAAAATCAATAGCTCCTGGGAAGTTTTCAGCAACTATTACGATGGTTTCTATCATTAGATAA
- a CDS encoding fimbrial protein: protein MKLLMYQIFLLGLVMFIPKHAMAIEVKISGELLASPCILAIESGDQTVRFNAISTKDLYASGEAGKKDFSLILKNCDLNVSKSVSIIFTGEKSTKQNGLLALDAGSIASGVAIGLKYKNNILPLGSSTGGIDLTSGENTLQLSAFVHGDPSTIENKTIKAGRFSAVANFTLNYP, encoded by the coding sequence TTGAAACTGCTAATGTATCAAATTTTCTTGTTGGGCTTGGTCATGTTTATACCAAAGCATGCAATGGCAATTGAGGTGAAGATTTCAGGAGAATTGCTTGCAAGCCCCTGCATTTTAGCTATAGAAAGTGGTGATCAAACAGTACGGTTTAATGCCATATCAACTAAGGATTTGTACGCTTCAGGTGAAGCGGGTAAAAAAGATTTTAGTTTGATTTTAAAAAATTGTGATCTTAATGTTAGTAAATCAGTTAGCATTATTTTTACGGGGGAGAAGAGCACTAAGCAAAATGGTCTATTGGCGCTTGATGCTGGGTCTATTGCTTCAGGTGTTGCAATAGGATTGAAATATAAAAATAATATTTTGCCTTTAGGCTCCTCAACAGGGGGGATCGATCTAACCTCAGGTGAGAACACGCTTCAATTGAGTGCGTTTGTTCACGGTGATCCTAGTACAATTGAAAATAAAACGATAAAAGCTGGGCGCTTTAGCGCGGTAGCAAATTTCACATTAAATTATCCTTAG
- a CDS encoding response regulator transcription factor — MTKVLIVDDHPVVRLAVKMLLEQSGFDVVGEADNGVDAWQLAQSLVPDVLVLDLAIPNLDGFEVIARIQKSKLPIRVMVFSSGEAEQMVQRCMRAGASGYLGKDKEITDLVDAIKMIMKGVGYFPNQSFLVSTGDNLLQSEHQMLNSLSNREMMIMQQLLLGKSNKEMAADMLLSPKTVSTYKLRIFTKLGIGSLTDLINMVSRNTPV, encoded by the coding sequence ATGACAAAAGTTTTAATTGTGGATGATCACCCTGTTGTTCGATTGGCGGTAAAAATGCTGCTGGAACAGAGTGGCTTTGATGTGGTGGGTGAGGCGGATAATGGGGTGGATGCTTGGCAATTGGCCCAGAGTTTAGTTCCTGATGTGCTGGTTTTGGATCTTGCCATCCCTAATTTAGATGGATTTGAGGTGATTGCTCGAATTCAAAAATCAAAGCTTCCTATTCGGGTTATGGTTTTTTCATCAGGTGAGGCTGAGCAGATGGTGCAACGCTGTATGCGGGCGGGGGCCTCCGGTTATTTGGGGAAAGATAAAGAAATCACAGATTTAGTTGATGCAATAAAAATGATTATGAAAGGGGTGGGGTATTTTCCAAACCAGTCATTTTTAGTCTCTACGGGGGACAATCTATTGCAGTCAGAGCATCAAATGCTGAATAGTTTGTCTAACCGTGAAATGATGATTATGCAGCAGTTGCTTTTGGGGAAAAGCAATAAAGAAATGGCTGCTGATATGCTGCTAAGCCCTAAAACGGTGAGTACATATAAGCTTAGAATTTTTACTAAATTGGGGATTGGCAGTCTTACCGATTTAATCAATATGGTAAGTAGGAATACCCCCGTATGA
- a CDS encoding transporter substrate-binding domain-containing protein — MSHVKYLIFLLLSLFMHQASSQVPFLDKLVLSEYVFSTMHDVPLDEQDSRWLRAKKVLKLGVALPDVPPFGITTYGREFSGVTADYMGVIAESLGLRVEVYHYANQALLLDALKAGEIDLLDGSDFFYSSNGGYIFSDKYIENNLVVVSRKKEQSHFPADLSGVNIAVVPDYIPFSVLKNKYSNASFKSFSSVSNALGAVAFGLADAMIIDLISANYLINNDFYNYLELNRLSEIDLGSYGCCYVFEKNNTQLQRIVNAALKAMTDEEKSGIARRWNGNGIILGNKNKITLTESELRWINKNPVVSIDVGDYIAPISYFDVNGGLQGVLGDVLNIIEFNTGLTFKISRSSSLSDAFSKVEDGKIDVYAPLSRSILLKKKFIFSRPIFYSQFVFVVKKGAARIDDLSSMDGLQLAVVDDEELIEILKIKYPKIKLLNMDNALEALGFTTVGKVDATLVTLPRAEYYIHSLFENELYISSMLDLGDEQVQYQPAFAVKKDAVELLAILDKALAAISVEERSMIRSRWQAPPMVSSGRWLDHKSLIYSIIVLVFFVIVIFVIWNLRLVMLGKQRAATNRVLLDQLDLLAGAMNGAPFPIYIVGGNGVLQFCNDYFLNKIGLKRESLIAKATHADVLLLLGLNDTDGLRVLNVAFQRVLSDEVAVDCILSWGLEGSTMICRHWMLPCLDSSGVIQGVACCYVDVTEREQLISGLKDAKELADCASKAKTTFLATMSHEIRTPMNAIIGMLELALKKADRNVLDRSAIEVAYGSAQSLLELIGDILDVVRIESGSLSLAPTRGHLRELVESVVRVFDGLARQKGLSLIVDLDVSINRDVLLDPLRFKQILSNLIGNAIKFTHKGRVDIQVQGKPVGDVYLQVQVLVKDSGIGIAKKDQERLFQPFIQANNNGQSTRIGAGLGLMISRELCELMGGGLELTSELGVGTQVQVSLTFNVLEPVSPAQGWVEQGPQEQKPLMVLVVDDHAANRLLLCEQLIYLGHGVRSAEDGAEGLSVWKANHFDVVITDCNMPVMSGYELTQAIRKAEKISRLPPCRVLGYTANAQEEEREHCKAVGMDDCMFKPVGVDDLAKYLTSSVLSPLLLLGEGRKNYGEVKIEQLMKLTGNNPKLATRFLNELINNNRDDLVTLLNLFDVADKVGLGGLAHKIKGAAQVVNAGELMRSCEVLEALCKCPHQPAELAAAVFALEESILALESLLLSHIDSGLAEF; from the coding sequence ATGAGCCATGTAAAATATCTTATATTTTTGTTACTTTCCTTGTTTATGCATCAGGCCAGCTCACAGGTTCCTTTTTTGGATAAGTTGGTGTTGTCAGAGTATGTTTTTTCTACCATGCATGATGTGCCGCTTGATGAACAAGATTCACGTTGGTTAAGAGCAAAAAAAGTATTAAAACTAGGCGTTGCGTTGCCCGATGTGCCCCCGTTTGGTATTACAACTTATGGGCGTGAGTTTTCTGGAGTAACTGCAGACTATATGGGGGTGATTGCAGAGTCGCTAGGGCTTAGGGTTGAGGTCTATCATTATGCCAACCAAGCGCTCTTGTTGGATGCTTTAAAAGCGGGTGAGATTGATTTATTGGATGGTTCGGATTTTTTTTATTCCTCCAATGGTGGGTATATTTTTAGTGATAAGTATATTGAGAATAATCTTGTTGTTGTATCAAGGAAAAAAGAACAAAGCCATTTCCCTGCAGATCTAAGTGGCGTAAATATTGCTGTAGTGCCTGATTATATTCCTTTTTCTGTTTTGAAAAATAAATATTCAAATGCTAGTTTCAAATCGTTTTCTTCAGTTAGTAATGCCCTTGGCGCAGTTGCTTTTGGATTGGCTGATGCGATGATTATTGATTTAATTTCTGCTAATTATTTAATTAATAATGATTTTTATAATTACCTCGAGTTGAATCGATTGAGCGAAATTGATTTAGGCAGTTATGGTTGTTGTTATGTTTTTGAAAAAAATAATACACAATTGCAGCGTATTGTTAATGCTGCGTTGAAAGCAATGACAGATGAGGAAAAATCAGGGATTGCTCGTCGTTGGAATGGTAACGGTATTATTTTGGGGAATAAAAATAAAATCACACTCACAGAATCAGAACTGCGATGGATAAATAAAAACCCTGTTGTAAGTATTGATGTGGGTGATTACATTGCCCCTATATCATATTTTGATGTAAATGGTGGTTTGCAGGGGGTACTCGGTGATGTTTTAAATATAATAGAATTTAATACAGGTTTGACTTTTAAAATATCCCGTAGCTCATCTTTGAGTGATGCTTTTTCTAAGGTTGAAGATGGTAAGATTGATGTGTATGCGCCTTTATCGCGCTCAATTTTGTTAAAGAAAAAATTTATATTTAGCCGGCCAATTTTTTATAGTCAATTTGTTTTTGTGGTGAAAAAGGGAGCGGCTAGGATTGATGACCTTTCAAGTATGGATGGTTTGCAATTGGCTGTTGTCGATGATGAAGAGTTAATTGAGATATTAAAAATAAAATATCCGAAAATTAAATTATTAAATATGGATAATGCGCTTGAAGCATTGGGATTTACCACGGTAGGGAAAGTAGATGCTACGTTGGTGACGTTGCCACGGGCTGAGTATTATATTCATAGTCTATTCGAAAATGAATTGTATATTTCTTCAATGCTAGATTTGGGCGATGAACAAGTCCAATATCAACCTGCATTTGCTGTAAAAAAAGATGCAGTAGAGTTGCTTGCTATTTTAGATAAGGCTTTGGCTGCGATTTCTGTTGAAGAGCGTTCAATGATTCGTAGTCGCTGGCAGGCCCCGCCTATGGTGTCTTCAGGGCGCTGGCTTGATCATAAATCATTAATTTATAGCATCATCGTTCTTGTGTTTTTTGTGATCGTTATTTTTGTAATTTGGAATCTTAGGCTGGTCATGCTCGGTAAGCAGAGGGCGGCCACCAATCGTGTATTGCTTGATCAATTGGATTTGTTAGCTGGGGCAATGAATGGTGCTCCCTTCCCTATTTATATAGTTGGAGGCAATGGCGTTTTACAATTTTGTAATGATTATTTTCTAAATAAAATTGGATTGAAGCGGGAGTCATTAATAGCCAAGGCAACTCATGCTGATGTGCTGCTTTTATTGGGCTTAAATGATACGGATGGGCTTAGAGTATTAAACGTGGCATTTCAGCGGGTGCTCAGTGATGAGGTGGCAGTGGATTGTATTCTGAGTTGGGGATTAGAGGGTTCGACGATGATTTGCCGTCATTGGATGCTTCCTTGTCTTGACTCTAGCGGAGTAATCCAAGGTGTAGCCTGTTGCTATGTGGATGTTACTGAGCGGGAGCAATTAATTAGTGGGTTGAAGGATGCAAAAGAGTTGGCGGATTGTGCAAGCAAAGCAAAGACAACTTTTTTAGCCACGATGAGTCATGAAATTCGCACGCCTATGAATGCGATTATTGGGATGTTGGAGCTGGCATTAAAAAAAGCGGACCGGAATGTGCTTGATCGTTCTGCAATTGAGGTGGCTTATGGCTCAGCGCAAAGTTTATTAGAGCTGATAGGCGATATCTTGGATGTGGTCAGAATTGAGTCTGGTAGTCTGAGCTTAGCCCCTACAAGAGGGCATTTGCGTGAGTTGGTCGAATCCGTAGTACGTGTTTTTGATGGTTTGGCTAGGCAAAAGGGCTTGAGTTTGATTGTAGATTTGGATGTGAGTATTAATAGAGATGTGTTGCTTGATCCTTTACGGTTTAAACAAATACTTTCTAATTTAATTGGAAATGCCATTAAATTTACTCATAAAGGGCGAGTTGATATTCAAGTGCAGGGTAAGCCAGTCGGTGATGTCTATTTGCAGGTGCAGGTGTTAGTGAAAGATAGTGGTATTGGTATTGCCAAGAAAGATCAGGAACGATTATTTCAGCCTTTTATTCAGGCTAATAATAATGGCCAGAGCACTAGGATAGGCGCTGGCTTAGGCCTGATGATTAGTCGTGAGCTTTGTGAATTGATGGGGGGTGGTTTGGAGCTAACTAGCGAGTTAGGTGTGGGAACTCAGGTTCAGGTTAGCCTCACTTTTAATGTGCTAGAACCCGTATCGCCTGCTCAGGGCTGGGTAGAGCAAGGGCCGCAGGAGCAAAAGCCCTTGATGGTGTTAGTGGTGGATGATCACGCGGCGAATCGTTTATTGCTGTGTGAGCAGCTTATCTATTTGGGGCATGGGGTCCGATCTGCAGAAGATGGTGCAGAGGGGCTCAGTGTGTGGAAGGCAAACCACTTTGATGTGGTCATTACAGATTGCAATATGCCTGTGATGAGTGGCTATGAGCTAACCCAAGCGATTCGCAAAGCTGAAAAAATAAGCCGCTTGCCACCATGCCGTGTACTTGGCTATACCGCTAATGCTCAAGAGGAGGAACGTGAGCACTGTAAGGCAGTAGGGATGGATGATTGTATGTTTAAGCCTGTGGGCGTCGATGATTTAGCGAAATACTTAACGAGCTCCGTACTCTCACCCTTGTTATTGTTGGGGGAAGGGAGAAAAAATTACGGTGAGGTTAAAATTGAACAGCTTATGAAGCTAACGGGCAATAATCCTAAGTTAGCTACTCGATTTTTGAATGAGCTAATCAATAATAATCGGGATGATTTAGTTACACTTTTAAATCTTTTTGATGTGGCAGATAAAGTAGGCTTGGGTGGTTTGGCTCATAAAATCAAGGGGGCCGCTCAGGTTGTAAATGCGGGTGAGCTTATGAGGAGTTGTGAGGTGCTGGAGGCGCTCTGTAAATGCCCCCATCAGCCAGCAGAATTAGCTGCTGCGGTGTTTGCCTTGGAAGAGTCTATTTTGGCTTTGGAGTCTTTGCTTTTATCCCATATTGATAGTGGATTAGCAGAGTTTTAA